The Impatiens glandulifera chromosome 3, dImpGla2.1, whole genome shotgun sequence genome contains a region encoding:
- the LOC124931046 gene encoding TBCC domain-containing protein 1-like isoform X2 encodes MADTLEPSTIYIHPRREAFEHGLLPIPKLIFNDGTQTLASLKDKLIQRSSQSSNRRLDSLAISEILQISPHHARLVLDTLACVLHSDSDPLVTASPDEVESVGVNVYDLILFLYIQSYKRLLPRTHKDSASVSDVWPSTSAFDGYLSVLSPLQLVRSNSRRFLPSQADEEAHQLSYLQKHMTNILSLLADSEDGEGEKEESMVLSMENFEHLQYLVYFGERGSDRIPLSQAAPFFANSDPDMPAAPVPATQVHEWLLQNLASALEHISERISTKENGAVLDQDVTMADVPSSSSKSSTNARGSSFIEGISKSYYLKQASDLKVSSVKVVNCHESVIYVLAPLRYATIYGCSDTTVVLGAVGKAVRVEHCERVHVVVAAKRICAANCRECIFFLGVNQPPLMVGDNHKLQVAPYNTFYSQLEEHLKQVGIDPTVNKWDESVTLGVVDPHDSMSHPAGVSDVQTESATCVDPDQFTNFLIPNWFDGESPVTKTDNPFTLPYRYMQSQQRNHDNLGELKQILRETQLEDNRKRELSSALHMYFKDWLYATGNIRQLYCVQGD; translated from the exons ATGGCGGACACTCTCGAGCCTTCTACGATCTACATTCATCCTCGCAGGGAAGCCTTTGAGCACGGTCTTCTTCCCATTCCCAAGCTTATCTTCAACGACGGCACACAAACCCTAGCTTCTCTCAAGGACAAGCTCATCCAAAGATCTTCTCAGTCCTCAAATCGACGGCTAGACTCTCTCGCGATTTCCGAGATCCTCCAGATTTCACCTCACCACGCTCGTCTCGTCCTCGATACTCTTGCTTGCGTTCTTCACTCCGATTCCGATCCTCTCGTTACCGCCAGCCCCGACGAGGTCGAGTCTGTCGGCGTCAATGTTTACgatctcattttatttttgtatattcaGTCTTATAAACGACTGCTTCCTCGTACGCATAAGGATTCTGCTTCTGTGTCTGATGTTTGGCCATCTACTTCCGCTTTCGATGGTTACCTATCGGTTCTGTCGCCATTGCAG CTTGTGCGAAGCAACAGCAGACGCTTTTTGCCGTCACAAGCAGATGAAGAGGCTCATCAGTTATCCTACCTGCAGAAGCACATGACCAATATACTGTCTCTTTTAGCTGATTCTGAAGATGGGGAAGGAGAGAAGGAAGAATCAATG GTTCTGAGTATGGAAAACTTTGAGCACCTCCAATATCTGGTATATTTTGGTGAAAGAGGATCTGATAGAATTCCCTTGAGCCAAGCTGCCCCGTTCTTTGCTAATTCAGACCCTGACATGCCTGCTGCTCCTGTTCCTGCGACCCAAGTTCATGAATGGCTCTTACAAAACCTAGCATCTGCTTTGGAACATATTTCTGAGAGAATCTCAACGAAAGAAAATGGAGCAGTGTTAGATCAGGATGTCACCATGGCTGATGTGCCTTCAAGCTCTTCCAAATCCTCTACCAATGCTAGGGGGTCCAGTTTTATTGAGGGGATCTCAAAATCATATTATCTTAAGCAGGCGAGCGATCTGAAAGTATCTTCTGTAAAG GTGGTGAATTGCCATGAGTCTGTCATTTATGTATTAGCTCCTTTGAGATATGCTACTATTTATGGATGCTCTGATACAACTGTAGTTCTTGGAGCTGTTGGCAAG GCAGTAAGGGTCGAACATTGTGAGCGTGTTCATGTTGTTGTAGCTGCCAAAAGAATTTGTGCTGCCAATTGTCGTGAATGTATTTTCTTTTTGGGAGTGAACCAGCCGCCTCTAATGGTTGGTGATAACCATAAGTTGCAG GTGGCACCATATAACACGTTTTACTCGCAATTGGAGGAGCACCTGAAACAAGTAGGCATTGATCCAACTGTCAACAAATGGGATGAATCTGTTACATTGGGAGTTGTTGATCCACATGATTCAATGTCACATCCTGCAGGCGTATCTGATGTCCAGACTGAATCTGCAACCTGTGTAGATCCTGATCAGTTTACCAATTTTTTG ATTCCAAACTGGTTTGATGGAGAATCCCCTGTAACTAAAACAGACAACCCATTCACATTACCTTACCGTTATATGCAATCTCAACAAAGAAAT CATGACAATCTTGGGGAACTTAAACAAATTTTACGGGAGACCCAACTTGAGGATAATCGGAAGCGAGAATTATCGAGTGCACTCCACATGTATTTCAAGGATTGGTTATATG CCACCGGAAATATCAGGCAGCTGTACTGTGTGCAAGGCGACTga
- the LOC124931046 gene encoding TBCC domain-containing protein 1-like isoform X1 gives MADTLEPSTIYIHPRREAFEHGLLPIPKLIFNDGTQTLASLKDKLIQRSSQSSNRRLDSLAISEILQISPHHARLVLDTLACVLHSDSDPLVTASPDEVESVGVNVYDLILFLYIQSYKRLLPRTHKDSASVSDVWPSTSAFDGYLSVLSPLQLVRSNSRRFLPSQADEEAHQLSYLQKHMTNILSLLADSEDGEGEKEESMQVLSMENFEHLQYLVYFGERGSDRIPLSQAAPFFANSDPDMPAAPVPATQVHEWLLQNLASALEHISERISTKENGAVLDQDVTMADVPSSSSKSSTNARGSSFIEGISKSYYLKQASDLKVSSVKVVNCHESVIYVLAPLRYATIYGCSDTTVVLGAVGKAVRVEHCERVHVVVAAKRICAANCRECIFFLGVNQPPLMVGDNHKLQVAPYNTFYSQLEEHLKQVGIDPTVNKWDESVTLGVVDPHDSMSHPAGVSDVQTESATCVDPDQFTNFLIPNWFDGESPVTKTDNPFTLPYRYMQSQQRNHDNLGELKQILRETQLEDNRKRELSSALHMYFKDWLYATGNIRQLYCVQGD, from the exons ATGGCGGACACTCTCGAGCCTTCTACGATCTACATTCATCCTCGCAGGGAAGCCTTTGAGCACGGTCTTCTTCCCATTCCCAAGCTTATCTTCAACGACGGCACACAAACCCTAGCTTCTCTCAAGGACAAGCTCATCCAAAGATCTTCTCAGTCCTCAAATCGACGGCTAGACTCTCTCGCGATTTCCGAGATCCTCCAGATTTCACCTCACCACGCTCGTCTCGTCCTCGATACTCTTGCTTGCGTTCTTCACTCCGATTCCGATCCTCTCGTTACCGCCAGCCCCGACGAGGTCGAGTCTGTCGGCGTCAATGTTTACgatctcattttatttttgtatattcaGTCTTATAAACGACTGCTTCCTCGTACGCATAAGGATTCTGCTTCTGTGTCTGATGTTTGGCCATCTACTTCCGCTTTCGATGGTTACCTATCGGTTCTGTCGCCATTGCAG CTTGTGCGAAGCAACAGCAGACGCTTTTTGCCGTCACAAGCAGATGAAGAGGCTCATCAGTTATCCTACCTGCAGAAGCACATGACCAATATACTGTCTCTTTTAGCTGATTCTGAAGATGGGGAAGGAGAGAAGGAAGAATCAATG CAGGTTCTGAGTATGGAAAACTTTGAGCACCTCCAATATCTGGTATATTTTGGTGAAAGAGGATCTGATAGAATTCCCTTGAGCCAAGCTGCCCCGTTCTTTGCTAATTCAGACCCTGACATGCCTGCTGCTCCTGTTCCTGCGACCCAAGTTCATGAATGGCTCTTACAAAACCTAGCATCTGCTTTGGAACATATTTCTGAGAGAATCTCAACGAAAGAAAATGGAGCAGTGTTAGATCAGGATGTCACCATGGCTGATGTGCCTTCAAGCTCTTCCAAATCCTCTACCAATGCTAGGGGGTCCAGTTTTATTGAGGGGATCTCAAAATCATATTATCTTAAGCAGGCGAGCGATCTGAAAGTATCTTCTGTAAAG GTGGTGAATTGCCATGAGTCTGTCATTTATGTATTAGCTCCTTTGAGATATGCTACTATTTATGGATGCTCTGATACAACTGTAGTTCTTGGAGCTGTTGGCAAG GCAGTAAGGGTCGAACATTGTGAGCGTGTTCATGTTGTTGTAGCTGCCAAAAGAATTTGTGCTGCCAATTGTCGTGAATGTATTTTCTTTTTGGGAGTGAACCAGCCGCCTCTAATGGTTGGTGATAACCATAAGTTGCAG GTGGCACCATATAACACGTTTTACTCGCAATTGGAGGAGCACCTGAAACAAGTAGGCATTGATCCAACTGTCAACAAATGGGATGAATCTGTTACATTGGGAGTTGTTGATCCACATGATTCAATGTCACATCCTGCAGGCGTATCTGATGTCCAGACTGAATCTGCAACCTGTGTAGATCCTGATCAGTTTACCAATTTTTTG ATTCCAAACTGGTTTGATGGAGAATCCCCTGTAACTAAAACAGACAACCCATTCACATTACCTTACCGTTATATGCAATCTCAACAAAGAAAT CATGACAATCTTGGGGAACTTAAACAAATTTTACGGGAGACCCAACTTGAGGATAATCGGAAGCGAGAATTATCGAGTGCACTCCACATGTATTTCAAGGATTGGTTATATG CCACCGGAAATATCAGGCAGCTGTACTGTGTGCAAGGCGACTga
- the LOC124931988 gene encoding squamosa promoter-binding-like protein 9 — protein sequence MDTYSNSSSSSNSSDSLNGLKFGQKMYFEDAGLALPVKSGAGQRSSTTADGDKGSGTQPKKGRTGNVQGGQPPRCRVEGCKADLTDVKAYYSRHRVCGMHSKSPKVIVAGLEQRFCQQCSRFHQLPEFDQGKRSCRRRLAGHNERRRKPPLGSLLSSRYRRLSSSVFGSEHSGRTGSFLMDFSAYPRLSGRMSENQTMSAGDKFVPHLWQSEGDQNPPCNNLLEGSSSGNCYSGSGIPSGECFASLVSDSSCALSLLSNQTSWCSRNQSSSLGMNSSSLSTNGLPMVQSSSAVHDTAINHFSDTTAWGFEGSDACDASTDLLQISCHDGNGQFHGVELELAAQQSERQFMELQQHSLAYDASSNQHFNWML from the exons ATGGATACGTATTCCAACTCTTCTTCCTCATCCAACTCCTCCGATTCTCTCAATGGCTTGAAATTCGGCCAGAAAATGTACTTTGAGGATGCGGGTCTTGCCTTACCTGTCAAATCCGGTGCCGGGCAGCGCTCATCTACCACTGCAGATGGAGATAAGGGTTCTGGAACGCAACCCAAGAAGGGGAGAACTGGGAATGTTCAAGGTGGGCAGCCACCGAGGTGCCGAGTTGAAGGATGCAAGGCAGATCTAACCGATGTTAAGGCTTACTATTCCAGACACAGAGTTTGTGGCATGCATTCAAAGTCACCTAAGGTTATTGTTGCAGGTCTTGAACAGAGGTTTTGTCAGCAGTGTAGCAG GTTCCATCAGCTTCCGGAATTTGACCAGGGGAAAAGAAGTTGCCGCAGACGCTTGGCTGGCCATAACGAGCGTCGCAGAAAGCCACCACTTGGATCTCTCTTGTCCTCCCGTTACAGGCGTCTCTCCTCGTCTGTATTTG GTTCAGAACATAGTGGCCGAACTGGCAGCTTTCTAATGGACTTTTCTGCATACCCGAGGCTCTCTGGGAGGATGTCTGAAAACCAAACCATGTCTGCTGGTGATAAGTTTGTTCCGCACTTGTGGCAGAGTGAAGGTGATCAGAATCCTCCTTGCAACAACCTTCTGGAAGGTTCATCTAGCGGGAACTGCTACTCTGGTTCAGGTATTCCTTCGGGAGAATGTTTCGCCTCGCTGGTGTCGGACTCCAGCTGTGCTCTCTCTCTTCTGTCAAATCAAACTTCATGGTGCTCAAGAAACCAGTCCTCTAGTCTGGGGATGAACTCTTCCTCTCTGAGCACCAATGGACTGCCCATGGTTCAGTCATCATCGGCTGTTCATGATACGGCCATCAATCACTTTTCTGATACCACTGCATGGGGATTCGAAGGCAGCGATGCCTGTGATGCCTCTACTGATCTGCTCCAGATTTCATGCCACGATGGAAACGGACAGTTTCATGGCGTGGAGCTAGAGTTGGCTGCTCAGCAGAGCGAAAGGCAGTTCATGGAACTGCAGCAGCATTCACTAGCGTATGATGCTTCATCCAACCAGCACTTCAACTGGATGCTTTGA
- the LOC124931909 gene encoding squamosa promoter-binding-like protein 14 isoform X2 gives MDTYSNSSSSSNSPDSLNGLKFGQKIYFEDVGLALPTKSGGGGGLRSSTMAGGDKAPGMQPKKGKRGNVQNGQPPRCQVEGCKADLTDVKAYYSRHRVCGMHSKSPKVIVSDLEQRFCQQCSRFHLLPEFDQGKRSCRRRLAGHNERRRKPPLGSLLSSRYKRLSSSVFENSSFLMDFSAYQRVSSGRMFENETVSAGDKYFPHLWQSESDDLLEGSSSGNCYSGSVIPSGECLSSSMVSDSSCALSLLSNQTSWCSRNRSQSTNGGLPMVQSSSTVHDTTTIIDPFSDTTAWGFQGCDPPTGLIHDGNGQFQGELDHQLAAQQGGRQQQFMELQQHSLAYDGSSSNHHFNWML, from the exons ATGGATACGTATTCCAactcttcttcctcctccaaCTCGCCCGATTCGCTAAACGGGTTGAAATTCGGCCAGAAAATCTACTTTGAAGACGTGGGTCTCGCTTTACCCACCAAATCCGGTGGTGGTGGAGGACTGCGTTCATCCACCATGGCAGGCGGAGATAAGGCTCCAGGGATGCAACCCAAGAAGGGGAAAAGGGGGAATGTTCAAAATGGGCAGCCTCCGAGGTGCCAAGTTGAAGGATGCAAAGCAGATCTAACCGATGTTAAAGCTTACTATTCCAGACACAGAGTTTGCGGCATGCATTCTAAGTCACCTAAGGTCATTGTTTCAGACCTTGAACAGAGGTTTTGCCAGCAGTGTAGCAG GTTCCATCTGCTTCCGGAATTTGATCAGGGGAAAAGAAGTTGCCGGAGGCGGTTGGCTGGCCATAATGAGCGTCGCAGAAAGCCACCACTTGGATCTCTCTTGTCCTCCCGTTACAAGCGTCTCTCCTCATCTGTATTTG AAAATAGCAGCTTCTTGATGGACTTCTCTGCATACCAGAGGGTCTCTTCTGGGAGGATGTTTGAAAACGAAACCGTGTCTGCTGGTGATAAGTATTTTCCACACTTGTGGCAGAGTGAATCCGATGATCTTCTAGAAGGTTCATCGAGTGGGAACTGCTACTCTGGTTCAGTTATTCCTTCGGGAGAATGTTTGTCATCATCGATGGTGTCGGATTCCAGCTGTGCTCTCTCTCTTCTGTCAAATCAAACCTCGTGGTGCTCAAGAAACCGGTCTCAGAGCACCAACGGAGGACTGCCCATGGTTCAGTCATCGTCGACTGTTCATGATACGACCACCATCATCGATCCTTTTTCTGATACCACCGCGTGGGGGTTCCAAGGCTGCGATCCCCCGACTGGTCTGATTCATGATGGAAACGGACAGTTTCAGGGGGAACTAGATCACCAGTTGGCTGCTCAGCAAGGCGGAAGGCAGCAGCAGTTCATGGAACTGCAGCAACATTCACTGGCGTATGATGGTTCTTCATCCAACCACCACTTCAATTGGATGCTTTGA
- the LOC124931909 gene encoding squamosa promoter-binding-like protein 14 isoform X1 translates to MDTYSNSSSSSNSPDSLNGLKFGQKIYFEDVGLALPTKSGGGGGLRSSTMAGGDKAPGMQPKKGKRGNVQNGQPPRCQVEGCKADLTDVKAYYSRHRVCGMHSKSPKVIVSDLEQRFCQQCSRFHLLPEFDQGKRSCRRRLAGHNERRRKPPLGSLLSSRYKRLSSSVFGSENSSFLMDFSAYQRVSSGRMFENETVSAGDKYFPHLWQSESDDLLEGSSSGNCYSGSVIPSGECLSSSMVSDSSCALSLLSNQTSWCSRNRSQSTNGGLPMVQSSSTVHDTTTIIDPFSDTTAWGFQGCDPPTGLIHDGNGQFQGELDHQLAAQQGGRQQQFMELQQHSLAYDGSSSNHHFNWML, encoded by the exons ATGGATACGTATTCCAactcttcttcctcctccaaCTCGCCCGATTCGCTAAACGGGTTGAAATTCGGCCAGAAAATCTACTTTGAAGACGTGGGTCTCGCTTTACCCACCAAATCCGGTGGTGGTGGAGGACTGCGTTCATCCACCATGGCAGGCGGAGATAAGGCTCCAGGGATGCAACCCAAGAAGGGGAAAAGGGGGAATGTTCAAAATGGGCAGCCTCCGAGGTGCCAAGTTGAAGGATGCAAAGCAGATCTAACCGATGTTAAAGCTTACTATTCCAGACACAGAGTTTGCGGCATGCATTCTAAGTCACCTAAGGTCATTGTTTCAGACCTTGAACAGAGGTTTTGCCAGCAGTGTAGCAG GTTCCATCTGCTTCCGGAATTTGATCAGGGGAAAAGAAGTTGCCGGAGGCGGTTGGCTGGCCATAATGAGCGTCGCAGAAAGCCACCACTTGGATCTCTCTTGTCCTCCCGTTACAAGCGTCTCTCCTCATCTGTATTTG GTTCAGAAAATAGCAGCTTCTTGATGGACTTCTCTGCATACCAGAGGGTCTCTTCTGGGAGGATGTTTGAAAACGAAACCGTGTCTGCTGGTGATAAGTATTTTCCACACTTGTGGCAGAGTGAATCCGATGATCTTCTAGAAGGTTCATCGAGTGGGAACTGCTACTCTGGTTCAGTTATTCCTTCGGGAGAATGTTTGTCATCATCGATGGTGTCGGATTCCAGCTGTGCTCTCTCTCTTCTGTCAAATCAAACCTCGTGGTGCTCAAGAAACCGGTCTCAGAGCACCAACGGAGGACTGCCCATGGTTCAGTCATCGTCGACTGTTCATGATACGACCACCATCATCGATCCTTTTTCTGATACCACCGCGTGGGGGTTCCAAGGCTGCGATCCCCCGACTGGTCTGATTCATGATGGAAACGGACAGTTTCAGGGGGAACTAGATCACCAGTTGGCTGCTCAGCAAGGCGGAAGGCAGCAGCAGTTCATGGAACTGCAGCAACATTCACTGGCGTATGATGGTTCTTCATCCAACCACCACTTCAATTGGATGCTTTGA